One Glycine max cultivar Williams 82 chromosome 6, Glycine_max_v4.0, whole genome shotgun sequence DNA segment encodes these proteins:
- the LOC100814020 gene encoding uncharacterized protein encodes MKTHQQPKLKTQLFSCGFFRHCAQTVLSPTGTTPPLPQTPPGFQCESSTSSSSSSTTSQSFTQWRFSPPTPTTTTNSNLIQTNTNPPSPPPPPQIHNLQELFHILELQLTTDPTSVLNLLERSLVPNPPQNQPPCPPNLMRALTANLATAKPATKILFALCLSDANRRVAVETGAVSAVVEAAPDLDGAPAERALAALELMCTLPEGAEELRAHALAVPVMVTMMAKTAARGKEYAIGVLAVVYGSVGGGEEHHTAPPEEVARAVELALQGECSARGRRKGAQLLKTLQQLSQAELEAAESHLHEAN; translated from the coding sequence ATGAAAACCCATCAACAACCAAAACTGAAAACCCAACTATTCTCATGTGGCTTCTTCCGCCACTGCGCCCAAACAGTCCTCAGCCCCACCGGCACCACCCCTCCCCTCCCTCAGACCCCCCCTGGCTTCCAATGCGAATCCtccacctcctcctcctcttcctccaccacttcCCAAAGCTTCACCCAGTGGAGATTCTCTCCTCCAAcccccaccaccaccaccaatagCAACCTCATCCAAACAAACACTAaccctccttctcctcctccgcCACCCCAAATCCACAACCTCCAAGAACTCTTCCACATTTTAGAGCTTCAACTAACCACCGACCCAACCTCCGTTCTCAACCTTCTAGAACGTTCTCTCGTCCCCAACCCTCCCCAGAACCAACCACCGTGTCCTCCGAACCTTATGCGCGCCCTCACCGCCAACCTCGCCACCGCCAAACCCGCCACCAAGATCCTCTTCGCGCTCTGCCTCTCCGATGCCAACCGCCGCGTCGCCGTCGAGACCGGCGCCGTCTCCGCCGTCGTGGAGGCCGCACCCGACCTCGACGGCGCCCCCGCCGAGCGCGCCCTTGCTGCCCTCGAGCTTATGTGCACGCTCCCCGAGGGCGCCGAGGAGCTCCGCGCTCACGCCCTCGCCGTCCCCGTCATGGTCACCATGATGGCCAAGACCGCCGCAAGGGGCAAGGAGTACGCCATCGGAGTCCTCGCCGTCGTCTACGGCAGCGTAGGCGGCGGCGAGGAGCACCACACCGCGCCTCCCGAAGAGGTGGCGCGTGCGGTGGAACTCGCTCTGCAGGGCGAGTGCAGCGCCAGGGGGAGGAGGAAAGGTGCGCAGCTGTTGAAGACGCTGCAACAACTCTCTCAGGCTGAGCTTGAAGCTGCTGAGTCTCACCTTCACGAAGCCAATTGA